A section of the Prevotella melaninogenica genome encodes:
- the rbr gene encoding rubrerythrin: protein MKKKFICTVCGYIHEGTEAPAECPVCHVKAEKFKEFNPAALKGTKTEQNLKDAFAGESQAHTKYLYYASKAKKDGFEQIAGFFEETARNEKEHAKIWFKFLHEGDIPTTTQNLADAAAGENYEWTDMYEQMAKDAIEEGFPELAVKFRSVGKVEKHHEERYRKLLKNIEDSVVFSRDGDCIWQCRNCGHIVIGKKAPAVCPVCNHPQSFFQVEESNY, encoded by the coding sequence ATGAAAAAGAAATTTATTTGCACCGTTTGTGGTTATATCCACGAGGGAACAGAGGCACCAGCAGAGTGCCCAGTATGCCACGTTAAGGCAGAGAAGTTTAAGGAGTTCAACCCAGCTGCATTGAAGGGTACAAAGACTGAGCAGAACCTCAAGGATGCTTTCGCAGGTGAGAGCCAGGCACATACTAAGTATCTCTACTATGCTTCTAAGGCTAAGAAGGACGGCTTCGAGCAGATTGCAGGCTTCTTCGAGGAGACAGCACGCAACGAGAAGGAGCACGCTAAGATCTGGTTCAAGTTCCTCCACGAGGGTGATATCCCTACAACTACTCAGAACCTCGCTGACGCAGCTGCTGGTGAGAACTACGAGTGGACTGATATGTACGAGCAGATGGCAAAGGACGCTATCGAAGAGGGCTTCCCAGAGTTGGCTGTTAAGTTCCGCAGCGTTGGTAAGGTTGAGAAGCACCACGAGGAGCGTTACCGCAAGCTCTTGAAGAATATCGAGGACAGCGTGGTATTCTCTCGCGATGGCGACTGCATCTGGCAGTGCCGCAACTGTGGTCACATCGTTATCGGTAAGAAGGCTCCAGCCGTTTGCCCTGTATGTAACCACCCACAGAGTTTCTTCCAGGTTGAGGAGTCAAACTATTAA
- a CDS encoding M6 family metalloprotease domain-containing protein, which translates to MKKIITLLVSALLATSSFAIPAMRMWRSFKQADGTILKVMTVGDEHFNYALTEDGIPVLPHDGSYYYACIEDNQLVASSVLAHEKGLRKDREELVVAALQQVRKLQRQKEIHLSSKSFGEGLGMTWEGKKKGLVILVEFEDMSFKDPKNVLTLRPRANDVKTLYEDMLNKVGYTNNNGAIGSVHDYFLDQSNGKFDLTFDVVGPVKLKHPYKFYGERTGNQNDANAPQMIIDACNAIKGQVDFSKYDWDNDGEVEQVYVIYAGEGEATGGESSTIWPHKYSLTDAGLDALKFNGQTINTYACSNEIIRAQLNGKERVFYSGIGTICHEFSHCLGLPDFYDTRGGNNVGSGRYDLMCAGSYNGGPESLINVYGGTGIGTVPAGYDAYEKAYMGWLKPITLGDEAVEVKNMKGLAEGGDAYFLYNPDTKNEYYIFENRTPYRWDTELPGHGLMVFHVDFDAYSWMMNNVNAASVQRHPRFTIVPADARLDHDTQSSDPFPTGLNNSLTKSTDPRLSFYTNYNVSSQAGVKQIVRNNDNTISFSYTPLKAATGINTLPADHEQPVETYTLSGVRTTNEQKAHKQVVIVKDRNGKVSKVASE; encoded by the coding sequence ATGAAGAAAATTATAACTCTCTTAGTTAGTGCACTGTTGGCAACATCATCATTTGCTATCCCTGCCATGCGGATGTGGCGCAGCTTTAAGCAAGCGGACGGAACAATCCTGAAGGTTATGACCGTCGGCGACGAGCATTTTAATTATGCGCTGACGGAAGATGGCATACCCGTGTTGCCGCATGATGGTAGTTACTATTATGCCTGCATTGAGGACAATCAGTTAGTGGCATCATCGGTGTTGGCACATGAGAAGGGATTGCGCAAAGATAGAGAGGAACTCGTTGTGGCTGCCCTTCAGCAGGTAAGAAAACTGCAAAGACAGAAGGAGATACACCTTAGTTCTAAGTCTTTCGGAGAAGGATTGGGAATGACATGGGAGGGTAAGAAGAAAGGACTTGTTATCTTGGTTGAGTTTGAGGATATGTCTTTCAAAGATCCGAAGAATGTGTTGACACTCCGACCACGTGCGAATGATGTCAAGACGCTCTATGAGGATATGCTCAACAAGGTGGGATATACCAATAACAATGGGGCTATTGGTAGTGTTCACGACTATTTCCTCGATCAGAGTAACGGCAAGTTCGACCTAACTTTCGATGTCGTCGGACCCGTAAAGCTCAAGCATCCTTATAAGTTTTATGGTGAGCGAACAGGTAATCAGAATGATGCGAATGCGCCACAGATGATTATCGACGCCTGCAATGCTATCAAAGGTCAGGTTGACTTTAGCAAATACGACTGGGACAATGATGGCGAGGTAGAGCAGGTTTATGTCATCTATGCTGGCGAGGGCGAGGCGACAGGTGGTGAGTCAAGCACCATCTGGCCACATAAGTATTCGCTCACTGATGCAGGACTTGACGCACTGAAATTCAACGGACAAACGATAAACACCTACGCTTGTAGCAACGAGATTATCCGTGCACAGCTCAATGGCAAGGAGCGTGTGTTCTATTCTGGTATCGGTACCATCTGTCACGAGTTCTCGCATTGTCTTGGATTGCCCGACTTTTATGATACTCGTGGCGGTAACAACGTTGGTTCTGGGCGATACGACTTGATGTGTGCGGGCAGTTATAACGGCGGTCCAGAGAGTCTGATAAACGTATACGGCGGTACGGGAATTGGTACGGTGCCAGCTGGCTATGACGCCTACGAGAAAGCGTATATGGGTTGGTTGAAGCCTATCACACTTGGCGATGAGGCTGTCGAGGTGAAGAATATGAAGGGACTTGCTGAGGGTGGCGATGCCTACTTCCTCTATAATCCTGACACGAAGAATGAATATTACATCTTTGAAAACCGTACGCCTTACCGCTGGGATACTGAGTTGCCGGGACACGGACTGATGGTTTTCCACGTTGATTTCGATGCTTATTCATGGATGATGAACAACGTGAATGCTGCTTCGGTGCAACGTCATCCACGCTTCACGATTGTTCCTGCCGATGCTCGACTCGATCATGACACACAGAGCAGCGACCCATTTCCAACAGGATTGAACAATAGCTTAACGAAGTCTACTGATCCTCGTCTAAGTTTTTATACGAATTATAACGTTAGCAGTCAGGCAGGAGTCAAGCAGATTGTTCGGAATAATGACAATACAATCTCTTTTAGCTATACGCCATTAAAGGCAGCGACAGGCATCAATACCCTCCCTGCCGACCACGAACAGCCAGTCGAGACCTACACGCTCTCTGGCGTAAGAACTACGAACGAGCAGAAAGCTCACAAGCAGGTAGTGATTGTGAAGGACCGTAATGGGAAAGTAAGCAAGGTTGCAAGTGAATGA
- a CDS encoding IS30 family transposase, translating to MYHQLISEQRSQIFALLQKKTARKEIAEIVGISQSTLSREIKRNSTPSGKYIWTKAHDMAMQRRKSTVTNAKLSDELVWRIKEYIINDQWSPRQISGYLRINESIEVSHQSIYNIIHNDTTGKLAEHTRHKMKYRHRPQGGHLPIKDRVSIHERSKEVDGKRFGDFEMDLIVDPAQHAILTIVEKSTNMLFMQKLPFGKMSKPLVKVVRKLLLPYKDSLKTITTDNGPEFAAHKDITKYLGVPVYFADPYCSWQKGTVENTNKLIRQYIPKKDSFDKYTDKRIMSIQKKLNERPREKLNFSNPKCEFFKHVL from the coding sequence ATGTATCATCAATTAATCTCGGAGCAAAGGTCGCAAATTTTTGCCTTACTCCAAAAGAAAACAGCGAGAAAAGAAATTGCCGAGATCGTCGGTATTAGTCAGTCAACACTCTCACGTGAAATCAAACGCAACAGTACGCCTTCGGGAAAGTATATCTGGACGAAGGCGCATGATATGGCTATGCAGCGCAGAAAGAGCACGGTAACTAACGCCAAACTCTCCGACGAATTAGTTTGGAGAATTAAAGAATATATTATCAACGACCAGTGGTCTCCAAGACAAATATCAGGGTATCTGCGCATAAATGAGAGTATAGAGGTCTCCCACCAGTCCATCTATAACATTATCCACAATGACACAACAGGGAAGCTTGCAGAGCACACAAGGCATAAGATGAAATACAGGCATCGTCCCCAAGGCGGACATCTTCCAATAAAGGACAGGGTGAGTATCCATGAAAGAAGTAAGGAAGTTGACGGGAAGAGATTCGGAGATTTTGAGATGGACTTGATCGTCGATCCTGCCCAGCACGCCATACTCACAATAGTGGAGAAATCCACCAATATGTTGTTTATGCAGAAACTGCCATTTGGAAAAATGTCAAAGCCTCTGGTAAAGGTGGTTAGGAAACTACTGCTGCCATACAAAGACAGCCTGAAGACAATTACAACAGATAACGGACCTGAATTTGCAGCACATAAGGACATCACAAAATACTTAGGAGTGCCCGTGTACTTCGCTGACCCATATTGTTCATGGCAAAAGGGAACTGTTGAGAATACAAACAAATTAATCAGGCAGTATATACCTAAAAAGGATTCGTTTGATAAATATACGGACAAGAGAATTATGTCCATACAAAAGAAATTGAACGAAAGACCAAGAGAAAAATTAAACTTTTCTAATCCAAAGTGCGAGTTCTTTAAACACGTTTTGTAA